The Ziziphus jujuba cultivar Dongzao chromosome 5, ASM3175591v1 genome segment ATGCAGAGGCATGGAAGCCTCCTCAACATCAACAGTCCCTACTCGTTATGTATTTAAAGTGGTTCTTGCACGGTTAAATATCACTATCAAATCCACAAAATTCTTTCTAATCAATAACACTATAAAAAATTTGTTAGCATATCCCAGAATAAGGAGAAAGATATCCGGTCTTATTTCTCCACAAAAGACTTGACGTGTCCTAACCATCGGATAAGTTCAGTTTTATCCTTGTTCATCATATATTTATGCAAGAAAATGGAAAGTTCATCATTGATCCCTCTTGCTTCTAAGTACTCAAGAAACGTCTTCTGTATGTTATCCTTCAATTTCCTGATAAGAAAAACAAGTACCAAACAAAGTCACCAACAAAACCAAGATTGCTAACTCATCCACTATTATATATAAGCTACATAAGTTTTGTGGCAGAAGGTATTTTATTGATACTTGGCAGCAATCTTAAGTCAGGACAACATAAGCCACAGAAAGGGAAAAAACAAACCCGAAATCAGGTCCCATGTAAGGCTTTGCCAGCATCCCATCACGTCGTATTATATAAACTTTCTGAACTTCCAAACTGTCAGGCCAAGCAGAACAAATGAACTCCAATTCATTGGAACCATCCCCCTTGGAGATATCAACAAGCAAACTAATGTGAAGCCGCACACTTTCCCCCGAGCTATCATCTCCAAGCTTAGGAACAAGTTGATACCCATCGAACATGGTAACTTCGATTTTAATATCTTCAGTATCTCCAAATTTTCCTTTCATTGTAATCCATTGCTCACCAGGTCGAGCTTGTACCATAAATGACTTGAATTTCATATCAGGCTAAATGACTCCCAGTTGAAAAAGCAGCATATAAGTTCAGCATGAAAACTAAAGAAGTAAAATCCAACTAAACATTTCAACATGATACAACTAAAGATTCAAACATTAATTTCTATCTTTACCACAATTCTCTCCAAGACCAAATAAAACCTTAATTCCGTTCTTTATCTATTCCGGGTAAATCATAATTCCTAAACTAACATGTAAAAACTATTCggtttatttaaatttacatGTTCCATAAAACGTCTCAAATATTTAGAACCCAAAATGCCTGCCACATGCTAATTAGAAACCATTCATTTCATTTAAGTCTGCTATTTT includes the following:
- the LOC107420339 gene encoding uncharacterized protein At2g39795, mitochondrial isoform X1 codes for the protein MARLLRAAQSGLRSSSSFSSSSSSSSSPKIIKHGFHLQSTPPRKSISAFPFHGRAYVSEAISKSPLESNILRILRKEILYQSDYAPPHQPDMKFKSFMVQARPGEQWITMKGKFGDTEDIKIEVTMFDGYQLVPKLGDDSSGESVRLHISLLVDISKGDGSNELEFICSAWPDSLEVQKVYIIRRDGMLAKPYMGPDFGKLKDNIQKTFLEYLEARGINDELSIFLHKYMMNKDKTELIRWLGHVKSFVEK
- the LOC107420339 gene encoding uncharacterized protein At2g39795, mitochondrial isoform X2; this encodes MARLLRAAQSGLRSSSSFSSSSSSSSSPKIIKHGFHLQSTPPRKSISAFPFHGRAYVSEAISKSPLESNILRILRKEILYQSDYAPPHQSFMVQARPGEQWITMKGKFGDTEDIKIEVTMFDGYQLVPKLGDDSSGESVRLHISLLVDISKGDGSNELEFICSAWPDSLEVQKVYIIRRDGMLAKPYMGPDFGKLKDNIQKTFLEYLEARGINDELSIFLHKYMMNKDKTELIRWLGHVKSFVEK